A genomic region of Vitis vinifera cultivar Pinot Noir 40024 chromosome 7, ASM3070453v1 contains the following coding sequences:
- the LOC104879871 gene encoding uncharacterized protein LOC104879871: MEATQRQITDAQSHLNSLIASYNRDVKVLRTRFTSSHYCTDEGQPSNFHEHVNESGAPFYTNNPQHSPIHSGGQRRSSEDDLGCTNEGVSERPNVEDGVFFSNEDPLHPGPHNMLVLVQSCMNTNVDVAPQASEEIRPRRVKMKVHRHRQRAAACKSPFVQLCVSKYKRLTEEETHVADYVFDESKDPSEMLCAYGGYGVTREQLQCLVGESFIDIPEICGSMSKSTSKSTLKKILGSYCVNLECCN, encoded by the exons ATGGAGGCAACACAACGTCAAATCACCGATGCACAAAGTCATCTTAATAGTCTTATTGCATCATACAACCGTGACGTGAAAGTGTTGAGGACTCGTTTCACCTCTTCACACTATTGCACAGATGAAGGCCAACCGTCAAATTTTCATGAACATGTTAATGAAAGTGGTGCACCATTTTATACAAATAATCCACAGCATTCACCTATTCATTCTGGTGGTCAAAGAAGATCTTCTGAAGATGACCTTGGATGTACAAATGAAGGGGTGTCAGAAAGACCCAACGTAGAAGATGGTGTGTTCTTTTCAAACGAGGATCCCCTTCACCCTGGGCCACACAATATGTTGGTGTTAGTGCAATCGTGCATGAACACCAATGTGGATGTAGCACCACAAGCCTCAGAAGAAATACGACCACGAAGAGTAAAAATGAAAGTACATCGTCATAGGCAACGAGCAGCTGCGTGCAAGTCACCTTTTGTACAATTATGtgtatcaaaatataaaaggtTGACGGAGGAAGAGACACATGTTGCCGACTATGTGTTTGATGAGTCAAAAGATCCTAG TGAGATGCTTTGTGCATATGGTGGCTATGGCGTGACACGGGAACAACTTCAATGCTTAGTAGGGGAGAGCTTCATTGATATTCCG GAAATATGTGGTTCAATGAGCAAGTCTACCTCAAAATCAACACTCAAGAAAATATTAGGTAGCTATTGTGTTAATCTTGAATGTTGCAACTAG